The DNA sequence CTGAAAGTGCTGCAGTGGAAGCTGGGAGGCTTGGATATAAGACAGGCACAGAGGCCGGATACCAACATTTCTCCAGCATAGGCAGGTAGGCGGTTGCCGACGGTGGAATCAAATAGAAAGGCAGGCACAGGGGAGGCTGGTGAGGGCCCAAAAAACTGCTCGAAGAGCCAAgagcatcattgttaaaaggcCCTTCATCCTCAGATATTTCCATCCTGGTCCTTTTGGCTGGCGGGTCCTCATTCTCTTGTTTGATAGAACTGATTCTGTCTTGAACAGTGTATTTGAGTTCAGTGtcctttttaaaatactgtgGGTCAGATTTAGAGTCACTTTTTTCCAGTTCTCCCCCATAACCACTGTCCGTGTCTGTGTCGCTACCACTCTGCTCTCCACTGGAGTGGGCAAAAGTTCTTTGAATCACAGGCACACAGTTTTTCCCATGTGCCTCAGAGGCTTTGGGAAAAGAGCCCGACTTTTCCTTCAAGTCCACAAGTTTAGGGGCTGCATCTCCAGGTTTCCTGCTGGCTCCACTCTGAAAAATCTCGGAGGCCATTCTGTGTAGGTGGCTGATGAGCTGGGAAGATTTCAGTTCCTTGCTGTTCTCGTGTTTTGCCACGTACTGCAGCACTTCTTTGGCACACATCTGGAAACCAGACCGAAACATCTCCTGGCTAGAATCAAGGCTCCTTGGGGGCAGTTCATCTGAGAAAACATCAAGAGAAGGTTGTT is a window from the Tiliqua scincoides isolate rTilSci1 chromosome 2, rTilSci1.hap2, whole genome shotgun sequence genome containing:
- the BHLHE40 gene encoding class E basic helix-loop-helix protein 40; protein product: MERIPSAQPPPCLGKLPALEPNEMPGLDFAHMYQVYKPRRGLKRGDDSKETYKLPHRLIEKKRRDRINECIAQLKDLLPEHLKLTTLGHLEKAVVLELTLKHVKALTSLIEQQQQQIIALQKGLHADELPPRSLDSSQEMFRSGFQMCAKEVLQYVAKHENSKELKSSQLISHLHRMASEIFQSGASRKPGDAAPKLVDLKEKSGSFPKASEAHGKNCVPVIQRTFAHSSGEQSGSDTDTDSGYGGELEKSDSKSDPQYFKKDTELKYTVQDRISSIKQENEDPPAKRTRMEISEDEGPFNNDALGSSSSFLGPHQPPLCLPFYLIPPSATAYLPMLEKCWYPASVPVLYPSLPASTAALSGLMNPDKISPPLLMPQRLPSPVPSHSPMDSTALLQALRQMSPLNLETKE